A DNA window from Arachis duranensis cultivar V14167 chromosome 3, aradu.V14167.gnm2.J7QH, whole genome shotgun sequence contains the following coding sequences:
- the LOC107480857 gene encoding AT-hook motif nuclear-localized protein 15: MANRWWAGNNVAMRATDSISASPSVHLRREQEFLDTPTNNNNTPTNSSNSNTNPNTEEDESRDTGAAAGARGDDNNPADPASGPGSSGKRPRGRPPGSKNKPKPPVVITKESPNALRSHVLEISSGSDVAESIATFANRRHRGVSVLSGSGIVANVTLRQPAAPGGVITLHGRFEILSLNGAFLPAPSPPGATGLTVYLSGGQGQVVGGTVVGSLVASGPVMVIAATFANATYERLPLVEDEQVEEEMQVQQQHSGGVSGGGGGAAAGGGSGGGSSSQGGGLGEGGGSVGMYNLPPNLMHNGQLAAHDVFWGPPPPRPPQPPSF, translated from the coding sequence ATGGCGAATCGATGGTGGGCTGGGAATAATGTGGCTATGAGGGCAACCGACTCAATCTCAGCGTCCCCATCAGTGCACCTGAGAAGAGAACAGGAGTTCCTGGACACTcccaccaacaacaacaacactcCAACAAACAGCAGCAATAGTAACACCAACCCCAACACCGAAGAAGACGAGAGCAGAGACACCGGTGCCGCTGCTGGAGCAAGGGGAGACGACAACAACCCTGCAGACCCGGCAAGCGGACCAGGAAGCAGCGGAAAAAGGCCACGTGGCAGGCCTCCGGGATCTAAGAACAAGCCTAAACCCCCAGTTGTCATTACCAAAGAGAGCCCCAACGCACTCCGCAGCCATGTTCTTGAGATCAGCAGCGGCTCCGACGTCGCTGAGAGCATCGCCACCTTCGCCAACCGCCGCCATCGAGGTGTGTCGGTCCTCAGTGGAAGCGGCATTGTTGCAAACGTCACGCTCCGCCAACCCGCTGCTCCCGGTGGCGTCATCACTCTCCATGGAAGGTTCGAGATACTCTCACTCAACGGCGCTTTCCTGCCCGCTCCTTCTCCTCCCGGGGCCACCGGACTCACCGTTTACCTGTCCGGCGGTCAGGGGCAGGTGGTTGGCGGAACTGTTGTGGGTTCCTTGGTGGCTTCGGGCCCTGTAATGGTGATTGCCGCAACCTTTGCCAATGCTACTTATGAACGGTTACCGCTTGTGGAAGATGAACAAGTTGAAGAAGAAATGCAAGTGCAGCAGCAACATTCAGGAGGAGTGAGTGGTGGCGGTGGCGGTGCTGCTGCTGGTGGTGGCAGTGGAGGAGGTTCTTCTTCTCAAGGGGGTGGTTTGGGTGAGGGTGGTGGTTCTGTGGGGATGTACAATTTGCCACCGAATTTGATGCACAATGGTCAATTGGCGGCACATGATGTTTTCTGGGGACCTCCACCGCCTCGTCCTCCGCAGCCTCCATCTTTCTAA